The genome window GGGTCGTGTTCACCCCCTACACGCTCGGCCCGGTCATCGGCTGGGTGCACCGGGCGTGCGGCGCCGCCCTGTACCTGCTGCAGCTTCTCCTCGGCTGGTGGCTGGTCGCGTGGGCCCGCCGGGACGCCCTCGCCGTGGGCTGCCTCCTCTTCCAGCTCGGCGGCGGGATCGTGGCCGCGGTCTACGTCGTCCAGGACGAAGGGCTGCTGCTCCACGGGGAGGTCACGTTCCAGATCGGCTTCGCCCTGCTGCTCATCCGGGCCCTGCCGCTCGTCACCGCGGCCCGGCCGCGTGCCGGGGCCGCTGCGGCGCCCGGGCCGGATCCCGCGGAGACCCGGCCGTCCCGCCCGCCGGTCACCGGCTGCCGCGCGCCCGGTGGCGACCGCGACCGCCCGCCCGGGCGGGCCGCACCGTGACCGGGAATCGCCGTCCGGGCCTCTTAGACTGGGATGGTGATTTCCCGGATTGATCTGCGTGGGTCTCTCCCCGGCGACCTGCGGGATGTGCTGCCCCGCGCCGAACTCGACGTCGAGGCCGCCGTGGAGCGGGTGCGGCCGATCTGCGAGGACGTCCGCCGCCGCGGTGTGGCGGCCGTGCGGGAGCTGACCAAGAGGTTCGACGGTGTCGAGCTGGAGTCCACCCGCGTGCCGGCCGCCGCGCTGGAGCGGGCGCTCGCCGAGCTCGACCCCAAGGTCCAGGCCGCGCTCGAGGAGTCGATCCGGCGGGCCCGCAAGGTCCACCGCGACCAGCGGCGCACGGACATCACCACGACGGTCGTGCCGGGCGGCACGGTCACCGAGCGCTGGGTGCCCGTGGACCGCGTCGGCCTCTACGTGCCGGGCGGCCGGGCGGTCTACCCCTCGAGCGTCGTGATGAACGTGGTCCCCGCGCAGGAGGCGGGGGTCCCCTCGCTCGCCGTGACCTCGCCCGCCCAGCCGGACTTCGGCGGCCTGCCCCACCCGGTGATCCTCGCCGCGTGCGCGCTCCTCGGCGTCGAGGAGGTCTACGCGGTGGGCGGGGCGCAGGCCGTCGCGATGTTCGCCTACGGCACCGAGGAGTGCGCCCCGGTGACCATGGTCACCGGCCCGGGCAACATCTGGGTGGCCGCGGCGAAGCGGCTGCTCAAGGGCCGGATCGGGATCGACTCCGAGGCCGGGCCCACCGAGATCGCCATCCTCGCGGACGCCACGGCCGACCCGGTGCACGTCGCCGCCGACCTGATCAGCCAGGCCGAGCACGACGTGATCGCCGCCGCCGTGCTCGTGACGGACAGCGAGGAG of Thermobispora bispora DSM 43833 contains these proteins:
- the hisD gene encoding histidinol dehydrogenase encodes the protein MISRIDLRGSLPGDLRDVLPRAELDVEAAVERVRPICEDVRRRGVAAVRELTKRFDGVELESTRVPAAALERALAELDPKVQAALEESIRRARKVHRDQRRTDITTTVVPGGTVTERWVPVDRVGLYVPGGRAVYPSSVVMNVVPAQEAGVPSLAVTSPAQPDFGGLPHPVILAACALLGVEEVYAVGGAQAVAMFAYGTEECAPVTMVTGPGNIWVAAAKRLLKGRIGIDSEAGPTEIAILADATADPVHVAADLISQAEHDVIAAAVLVTDSEELADAVEAELAVQVAATKHSERIAEALSGRQSGIVLVSDLEDGLAVVNAYAAEHLEIMTADAHEVAARVRNAGAIFIGPYSPVSLGDYLAGSNHVLPTGGCACHSSGLSVQTFLRGIHVVDYTREALAEAAPYVCTLADAEDLPAHGAAIRARFGWSIPGGRNG